tgagtccaaagatccatcaacatggagcttctttatgcgttttataccaatatgactcaaatggcagtgccacaagtatgtggtactatcattactatcttatatcttttggcatgaacatgtgtatcactacgattgagattcaataaaccattcattttaggtgcaagaccataaggtattattcaaataaacagagtaaccattattctccttaatgaataaccgtattgcgataaacataatccaatcatgtctatgctcaacgcaaacaccaaataacaattatttaggtttaataccaatcccgatggtagagggagcgtacgatgtttgattacatcaaccttggaaacacttccaacacatatcgtcatctcacctttagctagtctccgtttattccgtagccttttatttcgagttaccaacacttagcaaccgaaccggtatctaataccctggtgctactaggagtactagtaaagtacacattaatataatgtacacccaatatacttctgtcgaccttgcctgccttctcatctaccaagtatctagggtagttctgcttcagtgaccgttcccctcattacagaagcacttagtctcgggtttgggttcaaccttgggtttgtTCACTAGAGCaccaactgatttgccgtttcatgaagtatcccttctttcccttgcccttcttgaaactagtggttttactaaccatcaacaattgatgctcctacttgatttctactttcgcggtgtcaaacatcgcgagttgctcaaggatcatcatgtctatccctgatatgttatagttcatcacgaagctctaatagcttggtggcagtgactatggagaaccatcactatctcatctggaagattaactcccactcgattcaagcgatagtagtactcagacaatctgagcacatgctcaacaattgagcttttctcccttagtttgcaggcttaagaaacttgtccaaggtcttgtcgtggaattgtcacggcagatgtcctcgagctaggacttagtcgcggagccatcgcagctaggaagcttgaaggggttaatgcgggacaaggaacacgagggtttatactggttcggccccttacggtgaaggtaaaagcctacgtccagttgaggtggtattgattagggttacgatcacgagggagctaaactgctatgcccggctctcgatgagattgttcttgtccctaaaccgctgccgggtcctccctttatatagggaggctgacgcccagcagctctcagagtcccggacggctcataagagtgtccggctcagactctcagctattcttgccttgcactacaagttctaccatgataatgattgtaactacgggccttaagccatatccgggtcttaagcccatctctggcccaccgttttcaagcttggcgccgggcttctggtaatgactattagagtaacccggcccctcctggcgggtgactctaaggtctatatcctcaacattaggccccagattgatttgagccggctcatgtcaatcttccattccttcgacagaaaacctccggcttacaattgtgtgaaggccataacccggcgtgacgtcatcctctggactccggataatccgccgtgacgtcatcttccattaagcccgttttttactccgccagatccgcaacggatctttttctttactgtcatcccaaaaatcgaggcgtttcgtggggagataaccacgccgtggtctccttgattctcgcgcccacttatgaacttgccttataaataggccggcccgacgggctctcagccacttctctctccatcttcttcctcgtgccACTGTTCCCCTTCCCGAGCCCtgctactgccgccgccgtcgcgcccccggtcttcgtcaaccttggccgctgcatcaccctgactcggaccagacaaacggcggcaacctccgctcctctccagctccggtgagtctccgctactccatagggcagatccgtACTAGGGCTCGAGTagttcgtccgtgttcttcgtagttcatcatGGGCCTCAGTAGATTTGGACTGTGCTGCCCCTTTTTGATCTTAGCTCTGTATAGGCTTACTGCGGTAGACGTTGAGGACCCATTTTACATGCAAGTAGCTCTCTTTTTACGGCATAAGAACcttgttcgagcccaagaacttctccagcgtctgtttctaggtctagaaacttttcttttgcccgactattttgatccaaaatttttactgcgatgtgtgaaacctattttaccacacttagtaaaaattgCAATCCTTGAACCTCGGCGGTTCacagttccggtttaaagaaacctcGCGCCATAAAactttccggcttaaagaaaaccatgcgccataaaatttcCGGCTTGGCTGTGATAAAGCCTGTAaacaatcaaattactctcaatccctcggcggcttaaatagcccgatgcacttaaatgtataccattagtccccttcataagccgccaccttgaccTTGAACCGTAGATTTTTTCCAgctcataattaacccggacgtttttccttttatcatagactgccgactttcaccatgcctcccaaagctcccattacttgcaactggatgaggtccaatgtcaccaatgagaccctagtagattttgtcaagtccggatatctgcccaagaaggacgtcatgtcctaccatgcccctgacccgtcagaagagagaccacagccaaaggacggggaggtagtgatttttgcggatcatatgagccggggcttcgcaccgcccgattcaaagtttttcagagacgttctgaacttcttcgacctgcggcctcaggacataggacccaactcagtgtccaacatctgcaacttccaagtcttctgcgaggtttaccttggagaagaacctagtctgctgctcttcagagagcttttttatttgaaccgtcagaatgagtgcgccaatgggccaagtctggagttaggtggcatctccatccagcggcgtagggactgccttttcccttaagcagagccgcccagccaccccaaggattggaacatgacttggttctattgccaagacacatcaccggctgatgaaagtccgctgcccggctttcgcccatcgcgtctggagtcaacacacccactgtcggacaaactgactccggcggagcgccagcctctgctccccactatcaacaagatcaaggctctcctgggcaatggtctgaacggaatcgatttggtccgggtctggatctcgtgttgggtgatcccattgagccgccgccccggcttaatgtatgggtacacgggccgaaaggacgaccctcagagacacagtcGTAATGATCTTCCTtaagatgttgcagaggagatgaccaaggctcttttaaacgagagcctagcagactgcggaaggaccgggttagcccccttctgcaagaccaacccagccccggtggtaagccgccaatctgatcatcctatcttcttctgtatataactttcatctgaatcgtttgaagaaatcatcattgtattttcaggcggacgacaagttctggcgggtcaaatatgaccatgaggcggccaagaaggccaaaaaggtgaagaaagccgccaagaaagccgcccctcgcaagaaaggaagcaggcctactacttcagagctgatgcaattaagcgacagctccgagtcagaggtaacccctgagcttTTAAATCCTTGTTGTATTcactgtttgttgctgtccgccttatcaatacttgctcattgtcaggatgacaccggcgcaagtaacccggtggttgaagaggtaatgtcactttcctccgactcagagcccttgccaaagctgaaagtccgaagggtaacccggaaagtaagcttttcacatcctttagcttatcaagatcctcaatttattttgaagcgacaggttcatgagagccggcgtcacacccggaccaacaaggacaccgacctctcctccgggttacctgacacatcaaggaagcgccgaactgaggttatttcccacttgtacccttttcatccattggcgagtgttatccgtcagccacccAATTCTtccgactcaaattatcaggagacctccccctcttcgggcgactctatgcagtcgagtcttccggctttcaagaccgcgcccgggtaatgacaaccatctcatattatacttgtctgtacttaccctttttgtgcttaacgtttctgtcctttcagtgcccaggcaaagctcaccaagagagcgaagaagaccaagtcagccggagtgccggatttacctgaaccggaggtgacggctcaagaaccgccagctgcctccgcccccgaagccaccattccaaccgacaaggcacctgaggccgctgccccaactaccaaggcaactacagaagcttctgttaacccggaggcctccagctcggctccaccagcagacgacccggacgtggtaatcacccggacggagttcgttgagccggggagacctaccgtgctggccaagtgctccgctaagggggagttgctgcagccccaccgggtgaacctggacctctccgactacaccaacctgagcattggagagctcgtctctggctacatcagccaagtgcacaagagccgggacgcagaggttgccatggtgaaccagatccagcagaaatctgaggtatcattctgctgtcctcttactcactgcatagttacctttaccatgctagcccctaAGTCGACAACTTATGAttaaatatgttgtagacttaggttccggcttactcaattgagccggcagtttgtagatagatacgttcaatatgcattagcccccaagtgccaagtgtctttgcttggaaaacgcttgggacttatatagtaactgttcatgccataacccggaaatttatacaggccgctggcaagaagcttgaggctgaccttgctgatgtcaagagccggctgaagatgcaagagatggagacccggaaggcaaacgccaagttcgtgtccagcatcgccgcgcaagaaaagctgaagacggagttcgacgctgagcggaaggcgtgggccgaagaaaaggccgcattggtgaaccgggctgaacaggcggagaaggctctctccgagaagaccgccgagctctccggcctaaagcgccaagtgtctcaGATGGTGgctgcaatcttcggtaagtcgtcgctccggctttcatcaagtttagaatgtttatatctcataatttcatccttgtcggcggcttatctgactctgttaaacaagtcccagaagtgccaacctcaaccagagcgtggtaaccaagctgaaggccgtgtataccctggtggagcagctctacaccgggtcacagcgtgccttagctgtggtggccctatccaacgaggtgccgactcacctggcagaagtccttcaccggctcgctgtactgccacaacggatccaagagctgcgacgggcctctgcaagagccggagcgatcgccgcgctgagccgggccaaggca
This sequence is a window from Aegilops tauschii subsp. strangulata cultivar AL8/78 chromosome 7, Aet v6.0, whole genome shotgun sequence. Protein-coding genes within it:
- the LOC141026720 gene encoding uncharacterized protein, which produces MDLPGNKADDKFWRVKYDHEAAKKAKKVKKAAKKAAPRKKGSRPTTSELMQLSDSSESEDDTGASNPVVEEVHESRRHTRTNKDTDLSSGLPDTSRKRRTEETSPSSGDSMQSSLPAFKTAPGAQAKLTKRAKKTKSAGVPDLPEPEVTAQEPPAASAPEATIPTDKAPEAAAPTTKATTEASVNPEASSSAPPADDPDVVITRTEFVEPGRPTVLAKCSAKGELLQPHRVNLDLSDYTNLSIGELVSGYISQVHKSRDAEVAMVNQIQQKSEAAGKKLEADLADVKSRLKMQEMETRKANAKFVSSIAAQEKLKTEFDAERKAWAEEKAALVNRAEQAEKALSEKTAELSGLKRQVSQMVAAIFGASADV